A single window of Ammospiza caudacuta isolate bAmmCau1 chromosome 12, bAmmCau1.pri, whole genome shotgun sequence DNA harbors:
- the NOL8 gene encoding nucleolar protein 8, whose protein sequence is MEKEQVSKRLYVGGLGHTVSKAELEERFGKFGHVLEAEIITRKDDQGNPTKTFAYISVNISDADLKKCMSVLNKTKWKGGTLQIELAKESFLHRLATEREEAKLQKEKPQRNDQMCLLESLKQKGIVDFHMRAVPGTEVPDHKKWVVGKFGRVLPILHLRNQQKNKVVKYDPSKYCHNLRKLEAELAPAAPVAQLTWSLPGGDGSRKRRGESPRKAPGKRRQPLDGAALPSGCPSRPRHTDSPRLGQRSKPKPAEELELSPARRVDGKISKNANGVRAKNNSSVSDSDIDSEEEIRAMVKKEAQRQKAENVETESEHLEIVGDDFELKYSSHWSLSNSDAMKKAIKGSNKEKEAMECDNGYDSADTDEIIAESKTPEDSKQGRMKNKEISAKKKSGLVKSSSLKPCSLKEEHTEGKGKSKKSRIAALQSTAETCDSDSSCSESETSSDYESMMQNCYHLDLTLDDLKALATENTGTPAEGSGSEQSPCQTSAEDNPKGNTVNKPKLSKSHPAVKKNNICPEDVLADILAGEEDAVEESCKGQNNSHLKYQPFRGLGSLCVKESSKDSTGLKKKSVESLGGEACTSHFGEKSSKNRPEDHPLSSLEVSSKKRHKVPFEHHEELSADASSAAQSLQPGSRPHLQGKNKGVSSKDQNSEHRAAAARTDHGDGSSDMDSDAAGAQEHLKQQLKSPKPLSKTLKRNTSQKSPECEGNKGGNENTSPREDKELCLRAAASREPSTTEKQLQDNQRRLAALEQRHKERELQKKLIQGALSNLDRQPAGQHKHIIFDSDVEDEAEVDEVLKKDGSLGNGHGEDKAAPKPSGRLFESSEDEQEDTDDERFKIKPQFEGKAGEKLLQLQSRFGNDERFRMDARFLESDSEEEAETNSVKADEEEELAAEKKKNLQILGSLLNINLEQPKPNKTATSVKKFKDINALRYDPTREDHAVFERKPSATEKESKAKRKMKEESETLPQVSEKIYYDIAADLKDLFGSSKKTPEKMEEIPWDKEDAQHSAPDDHLGPLPDNDAALETSAFKFSFFGDTEELGIKEEPYALGTIKPVKATWQEDPRFQDSSSEGDDEPEMTEMEQDQEMFLSLPRTESARAFFFSKDDERLREGPKLFCRSEELSEEKEGWEDKRRLLLEECRKKHKDAKRKVRAKQ, encoded by the exons ATGGAGAAGGAGCAGGTTTCCAAACGTCTCTATGTTGGAGGGCTCGGCCACACGGTTTCCAAGGCTGAGCTGGAAGAAAGATTTGGCAaatttgggcatgttttggaGGCAGAGATTATTACTAGGAAAGATGATCAGG GGAATCCTACGAAAACTTTTGCTTACATCAGTGTCAACATTTCTGATGCAGATCTGAAAAAGT GCAtgtcagttttaaataaaacaaaatggaaaggGGGGACCCTGCAAATTGAGTTGGCCAAAGAAAGCTTTTTGCACAG GCTGGCCACAGAGAGGGAGGAAGCAaagctgcagaaagaaaaaccacagagaaaTGACCAAATGTGCCTGTTGGAATCACTGAAACAAAAGGGAATTGTGGATTTCCACATGAGAGCAGTACCAGGTACAGAGGTGCCAGACCATAAG aaatggGTTGTTGGAAAATTTGGCAGAGTCTTGCCTATCCTGCACCTCAGGaatcaacaaaaaaataaa GTGGTGAAGTACGACCCCTCCAAGTACTGCCACAACCTGAGGaagctggaggcagagctggcacctgcagcccctgtggcccagctcacCTGGAGCCTGCCAGGGGGGGATGGcagcaggaagaggagaggagaatcCCCCAGGAAAGCTCCAGGGAAACGGAGGCAGCCcctggatggagcagctctgccctctgggTGCCCCTCACGGCCCAGACACACAGACTCACCCCGGCTCGGCCAAAGATCAAAACCCAAAcctgctgaggagctggaatTGTCTCCAGCAAGGAGAGTGGATGGGAAAATATCTAAAAATGCTAATGGAGTTAGAGCCAAAAATAATAGCAGTGTTTCTGATAGTGACATTGATTCTGAAGAGGAGATCAGAGCAATGGTGAAGAAAGAGGCACAAAGACAGAAAGCTGAAAATGTTGAGACTGAAAGTGAGCACTTGGAAATTGTTGGGGATGATTTTGAATTAAAATACAGTAGCCACTGGTCCTTAAGCAATTCGGATGCCATGAAGAAAGCTATCAAAGGAAGTAACAAAGAGAAAGAGGCAATGGAATGTGATAATGGTTATGATTCAGCAGATACAGATGAAATTATTGCTGAAAGTAAAACTCCAGAAGACTCGAAACAGGGGaggatgaaaaataaagaaatatcagctaaaaaaaaaagtggtttggTAAAAAGCTCCTCATTGAAACCTTGCAGTTTAAAAGAAGAGCACACcgaaggaaaagggaaaagcaaaaaatccagAATTGCTGCCTTGCAGAGTACAGCAGAGacatgtgacagtgacagctctTGTTCAGAGTCTGAAACCAGCTCTGATTATGAGTCCATGATGCAAAACTGTTACCACCTAGACCTTACCTTGGATGACTTAAAAGCACTGGCCACAGAAAACACTGGGACACCTGCAGAGGGGTCAGGCAGTGAACAGAGTCCTTGTCAGACCAGTGCTGAAGATAATCCCAAGGGTAATACTGTAAATAAACCAAAACTTTCTAAATCTCACCctgcagttaaaaaaaacaacatctGTCCTGAAGATGTGCTGGCTGATATTTTAGCAGGGGAGGAGGATGCTGTTGAGGAAAGCTGCAAGGGACAGAATAATTCACATTTGAAATACCAGCCCTTCAGAGGACTAGGGTCCCTTTGTGTAAAAGAGTCAAGTAAGGACAGCACTGGCTTAAAGAAGAAGTCTGTAGAAAGTTTGGGAGGTGAAGCTTGTACATCTCATTTTGGGGAGAAGTCATCCAAAAATCGGCCAGAGGACCATCCCTTGAGTTCACTTGAAGTCAGCAGCAAAAAGAGACACAAAGTGCCTTTTGAACACCATGAGGAGCTGTCAGCTGATGCCTCctcagctgctcagagccttcAGCCTGGTTCCAGGCCTCATTTGCAAGGGAAGAACAAAGGTGTGAGTTCCAAAGATCAAAattcagagcacagagctgctgctgccagaactGATCATGGTGATGGGAGCAGTGACATGGACAGTGATGCTGCAGGGGCCCAGGAGCACCTTAAACAGCAGCTGAAGAGCCCAAAACCGCTTTCCAAAACATTAAAGAGGAATACAAGCCAAAAAAGCCCAGAATGTGAAGGTAATAAAGGTGGGAATGAGAACACCAGCCCTCGGGAAGATAAGGAGCTTTGTCTTCGAGCTGCTGCATCAAGGGAGCCCAGTACAACAGAAAAACAGCTCCAGGATAACCAGAGGAGACTGGCAGCTCTGGAACAGAGACACAAAGAAAGGGAATTACAGAAGAAACTCATTCAAGGAGCTCTTTCAAATCTG GACAGGCAGCCAGCAGGACAGCACAAACACATCATATTCGATTCTGATGTGGAAGATGAAGCTGAAGTGGATGAGGTGTTGAAAAAGGATGGAAGTTTGGGAAATGGGCATGGAGAA GATAAGGCAGCTCCCAAACCTTCGGGCAGACTGTTTGAGAGCAGTGAGGATGAGCAAGAGGATACGGATGATGAGCGATTCAAAATTAAGCCCCAGTTTGAAGGCAAAGCTGGTGAAAAA ctcctgcagctgcaatCTCGCTTTGGCAACGATGAAAGGTTCCGAATGGATGCTCGATTCCTTGAGAGTGATAGTGAGGAAGAAG cAGAGACAAACAGCGTAAAGGCAGATGAAGAAGAGGAGcttgctgcagagaaaaagaaaaatctgcaaatACTGGGAAGCCTCCTGAATATCAACTTGGAGCAGCCCAAGCCAAATAAAACAGCCACAAGTGTGAAGAAATTCAA AGATATTAATGCCCTCCGTTATGATCCAACAAGAGAGGACCATGCAGTTTTTGAAAGGAAACCAAGTGCTACAGAAAAGGAGAG TAAAGCCAAAAGGAAGATGAAAGAAGAGAGTGAGACACTGCCTCAAGTGTCTGAAAAAATCTATTATGATATTGCTGCCGACTTGAAAGACTTGTTTGGATCTTCAAAGAAAACACCAGAAAAGATGGAGGAAATACCCTGGGACAAAGAGGATGCACAGCACTCTGCCCCAGATGACCATTTGGGACCTTTGCCTGATAATGACGCTGCTCTGGAGACGAGTGCTTTCAAGTTTTCCTTCTTTGGAGACACGGAGGAGTTGGGCATCAAAGAAG AGCCTTACGCGCTTGGGACAATAAAGCCGGTAAAAGCCACGTGGCAAGAGGATCCACGTTTCCAGGACAGCAGTTCTGAGGGTGACGATGAGCCTGAGATGACAGAAATGGAACAGGACCAAGAAAT gTTTCTTTCTTTACCACGCACAGAAAGTGCTAgagcttttttcttctccaaagaTGATGAACGCCTTAGAG AAGGCCCGAAGTTATTCTGTAGATCTGAAGAGCTCAGTGAAGAAAAAGAGGGTTGGGAAGACAAACGTAGATTATTGCTTGAG GAATGCAGGAAGAAGCACAAGGATGCCAAAAGAAAAGTGAGAGCAAAACAATAA